One part of the Chryseobacterium sp. 7 genome encodes these proteins:
- a CDS encoding acetyltransferase yields MKRIAIIGSGHLGQQILYHIQTDTNDKVVGFFDDFQEKGNLVKNTPVLGGKEDIAEYFQQDSFDELVVAIGYKHLTFKKQVFESFKGKIPFYTFIHSTSIVDPSAKIGHGTIIYPNCMIDQDVEIGDNVMMNISCSIAHDSVIGNHCFLSPSVAMAGFVKVSELCILGINSTIIDNIHITEEVQLGGGSVVIKNISNPGLYVGNPVRFIR; encoded by the coding sequence ATGAAACGCATTGCCATAATTGGATCCGGCCACCTTGGGCAACAGATTCTGTATCATATTCAAACAGATACTAATGATAAGGTTGTTGGTTTTTTTGATGATTTTCAGGAAAAAGGAAATCTGGTAAAAAATACTCCTGTATTAGGTGGTAAGGAAGATATTGCAGAGTATTTTCAGCAAGATTCTTTTGATGAATTAGTAGTAGCTATTGGCTATAAGCATTTGACGTTCAAAAAACAGGTATTTGAAAGCTTTAAAGGTAAAATTCCTTTCTATACCTTTATTCATTCCACAAGCATTGTTGACCCTTCAGCCAAAATAGGACATGGAACCATTATTTATCCTAATTGTATGATTGATCAGGATGTAGAAATTGGAGATAATGTAATGATGAATATTTCCTGCTCCATTGCGCATGATTCAGTAATAGGAAATCATTGTTTCCTATCTCCTTCTGTGGCTATGGCAGGTTTTGTAAAAGTTTCAGAATTATGTATTCTTGGGATCAACAGTACGATTATTGACAATATCCATATCACGGAAGAAGTACAGCTGGGAGGAGGTTCAGTGGTGATTAAAAATATTTCCAACCCTGGCCTGTATGTAGGAAATCCTGTAAGATTTATACGTTAA
- the rffA gene encoding dTDP-4-amino-4,6-dideoxygalactose transaminase, with protein MIPFNKPFIIGKELIYIEEAVKSGKISGDGMFTKKCQHFFEENYNFPKVLMTTSCTDALEMAAILCNLEPGDEVIVPSYTFVSSANAFALRGAKIVFVDSYPDNPNIDPAEIEKHITEKTKVIVPVHYAGVACDMERIMQLAHKHNLFVVEDAAQAIDSYYTFSDGTKKALGSIGHFAAFSFHETKNIIAGEGGMLVINDPKYFDRAEVIREKGTNRSAFFRGEVNKYGWVDLGSSFLPSEIISAFLYAQLENLEIIQKKRLEIWNNYQSGLSELEEKGFITLPDMPSYATNNAHMYYIVCRSYEERTNLIQHLKTQDIHPVFHYLSLNKSDFFLANNPKIDIPNSDHFTDCLLRLPFYYELSKTEQNKIIELINIFFAK; from the coding sequence ATGATCCCATTTAACAAACCATTTATTATTGGTAAAGAACTTATATACATTGAAGAAGCCGTAAAAAGCGGTAAAATTTCAGGAGATGGAATGTTTACAAAAAAATGCCAGCATTTTTTTGAAGAGAACTACAATTTTCCAAAAGTTCTGATGACCACATCATGTACGGATGCACTGGAAATGGCAGCCATTTTATGTAATTTAGAACCTGGTGACGAGGTAATTGTTCCTAGCTATACTTTTGTTTCTTCTGCCAATGCTTTCGCTTTACGCGGTGCAAAAATTGTTTTTGTAGATTCTTACCCGGATAATCCCAATATTGATCCAGCCGAGATAGAAAAACATATCACTGAAAAAACAAAAGTAATTGTCCCGGTACATTATGCTGGGGTAGCCTGTGATATGGAGAGAATTATGCAACTGGCTCACAAACATAATTTATTTGTAGTGGAAGATGCGGCGCAGGCAATCGACAGTTATTATACATTCTCAGATGGAACTAAAAAAGCATTGGGATCTATAGGACATTTCGCTGCCTTCTCTTTCCACGAAACCAAAAATATTATTGCAGGAGAAGGAGGAATGCTGGTCATTAATGATCCTAAATATTTTGACCGTGCTGAAGTAATCCGCGAAAAAGGAACCAACAGAAGTGCTTTCTTCAGAGGAGAAGTTAATAAATACGGCTGGGTAGATCTTGGCTCTTCATTCTTACCGTCAGAGATTATATCCGCTTTCTTGTACGCTCAGTTAGAAAATCTGGAAATCATCCAGAAAAAAAGATTAGAAATCTGGAACAATTACCAGAGCGGACTTTCGGAATTAGAGGAAAAAGGGTTCATTACTTTACCTGATATGCCTTCTTATGCAACAAACAATGCTCACATGTACTATATTGTTTGCAGAAGTTATGAAGAAAGAACCAATTTGATTCAGCATTTAAAAACTCAGGATATTCACCCTGTTTTCCATTATTTAAGCTTGAATAAAAGTGATTTTTTCCTGGCTAACAATCCTAAAATAGATATTCCAAATTCTGATCATTTCACAGACTGCCTGCTAAGGCTGCCATTCTATTATGAATTATCTAAAACCGAACAGAATAAAATCATAGAGCTCATTAACATTTTTTTTGCTAAATAA